Proteins co-encoded in one Ziziphus jujuba cultivar Dongzao chromosome 9, ASM3175591v1 genomic window:
- the LOC132799423 gene encoding metacaspase-1-like has protein sequence MTTSYVHNTPRLQLSDLQLKKLYSFFPQEMFSTNKYKGVVESVRIKKGKRITTRRPEKKQEENTTRRPENKQEEISPYPDSLGNIHSSFVTISRRWNKRALLCGVAYNTRKYRLKGTVNDVINMKELLINQFHYPPEFIKVMTEYEKGELIPTKHNIKNSLKWLVDGCKAGDSLVFYFSGHGLRQPDFKDDEGDGFDETICPVDFLQEGMILDSDINTDIVKPLKKGVTLHAIVDACQSGAILDLVHVYDHHKLALHVELN, from the exons ATGACTACCTCTTACGTACATAACACACCAAGGCTACAACTTTCTGATCTTCAACTTAAAAAGCTATATAGCTTTTTCCCTCAAGAAATGTTTTCTACCAACAAATATAAGGGGGTTGTAGAAAGCGTTCggataaaaaaaggaaagaggatTACAACTAGGCGTCCGGAAAAGAAACAAGAGGAGAATACAACTCGCCGTCCAGAAAACAAACAAGAAGAGATTTCTCCTTACCCAGATTCTCTCGGCAATATTCATAGCTCCTTTGTTACTATCTCTAGACGATGGAATAAGCGTGCCCTTCTTTGCGGGGTGGCCTACAATACAAGGAAATACAGGCTCAAAGGAACTGTTAATGATGTCATCAACATGAAAGAGTTGTTGATTAATCAGTTTCATTATCCTCCTGAGTTCATTAAAGTCATGACag AATATGAGAAAGGGGAGCTTATTCCAACAAAGCACAACATAAAAAACTCCCTTAAATGGCTGGTGGATGGGTGTAAAGCTGGAGATTCACTGGTCTTCTACTTCTCAGGACACGGCTTAAGGCAGCCTGATTTCAAAGATGATGAAGGGGATGGATTCGATGAAACTATTTGTCCCGTTGATTTTTTGCAGGAAGGAATGATCCTCGACAGCGATATAAATACCGACATTGTTAAGCCCCTCAAGAAGGGTGTCACCCTTCATGCGATTGTCGATGCTTGTCAAAGTGGAGCTATTCTCG